From the genome of Lentilactobacillus buchneri, one region includes:
- the xerD gene encoding site-specific tyrosine recombinase XerD: protein MHEQIEDYLHYLRVERGLSDNTIKSYRQDLQEAGAFFDKHAKSIADIDQFVILDYLETLQRQHKARNTVIRVVSTLRRFFQYLVQFHVIVDDPMLKVDSPKKAQTLPDVLTVAQVNQLLSMPDTHKKLGLRDRAILETLYATGLRVSELVNLKLGDLHLPMNLLQTIGKGDKERIIPISDVAIDWLNQYIQSTRVQLLSGRPNSEFLFLNAHGHQLTRQAIWQMIKKYVNQAGIKRHVTPHTLRHSFATHLLENGADLRIVQELLGHSDISTTQIYTHVSHKHLTEVYNKYHPRA, encoded by the coding sequence ATGCACGAACAAATTGAGGACTATCTTCATTATTTACGGGTCGAACGCGGCCTTTCAGATAATACAATTAAAAGTTATCGGCAGGATCTGCAGGAGGCCGGTGCTTTTTTTGACAAACACGCCAAATCAATTGCTGACATTGACCAGTTTGTCATCTTGGATTATTTAGAAACCCTTCAACGGCAGCATAAAGCCCGGAACACGGTTATCAGGGTGGTCTCGACATTACGGCGGTTCTTCCAGTACTTGGTTCAATTCCACGTGATTGTTGACGATCCGATGCTCAAGGTTGATTCGCCTAAAAAGGCCCAGACACTGCCGGACGTTTTGACTGTGGCCCAAGTTAATCAGTTACTATCGATGCCGGATACTCATAAAAAATTAGGTCTGCGCGACCGCGCGATCTTAGAGACGCTGTATGCCACCGGCCTGCGGGTCAGTGAACTGGTTAACTTGAAGTTGGGTGATTTGCATTTGCCGATGAACTTGCTGCAGACAATTGGGAAGGGCGACAAAGAGCGGATCATCCCCATCAGCGACGTGGCGATCGACTGGTTGAATCAATACATTCAATCGACGCGTGTCCAACTACTTTCGGGAAGGCCCAACTCAGAGTTCCTATTTTTAAATGCCCACGGTCACCAACTGACCCGCCAGGCAATCTGGCAGATGATTAAAAAATATGTCAACCAGGCCGGCATCAAACGCCATGTCACACCACATACACTGCGGCATTCATTTGCGACCCACCTGCTTGAAAACGGGGCCGACTTAAGAATCGTTCAGGAACTGTTGGGGCATTCCGATATTTCGACGACTCAAATCTACACCCACGTTTCTCATAAGCATTTAACGGAAGTTTATAATAAATATCATCCGCGAGCATAA
- the pyk gene encoding pyruvate kinase produces the protein MKKTKIVSTLGPASTDVDTITKLIEAGANVFRFNFSHGDHPEHLDRMNKVHEAEKKTGKTVGIMLDTKGAEIRTTVQKDGKIEFHTGDVFRISMDASLEGTKDKIAVTYPGLFDDVHEGGHVLFDDGLLDTVVTKKDDANKELVVTVQNDSTLGSRKGVNAPGVSINLPGITEKDSDDIRFGLDNDIDFISASFVRKAQDVLDIRELLEEKHMEHVQIFPKIESQEGINNFDDIIKVSDGLMVARGDMGVEIPAENVPLVQKTLIKKCNQLGKPVITATQMLDSMQENPRPTRAEASDVANAVFDGTDATMLSGESANGDYPVESVQTMARIDVKAENAFSEFGTPRPEFDSSDVTESIGDSVARVAKELGVHCIVAATRSGYTARMISKYHPDADILAITFDERTRRGLMVNWGVHPILVDEVKSTDEIFELASKKALETGLAKEGDLIIVTAGVPVGESGTTNLMRIQLIGSKLVQGQGVGDKTVIGKAVVAKNAADAKSKVTEGSILVTKSTDKEYLPAIEKASAVVVETGGLTSHAAVVGISMGIPVVVGAADATSKISDGELITVDSHRGVIYHGASSSI, from the coding sequence ATGAAGAAAACTAAGATCGTAAGTACATTAGGCCCAGCAAGTACTGATGTAGACACAATTACTAAGCTGATTGAAGCTGGAGCTAATGTTTTCCGATTTAACTTTTCACATGGTGACCACCCTGAACATCTTGATCGTATGAACAAGGTTCACGAAGCTGAAAAGAAGACTGGCAAGACTGTTGGAATTATGCTTGATACCAAAGGTGCTGAAATTCGGACAACTGTTCAAAAAGACGGCAAGATCGAATTCCACACTGGCGATGTTTTCCGTATTTCAATGGACGCAAGTCTTGAGGGTACTAAAGACAAGATCGCGGTTACTTACCCTGGACTCTTTGACGATGTTCACGAAGGCGGCCATGTTCTTTTCGATGATGGTTTGTTGGACACTGTTGTCACTAAAAAAGACGATGCTAACAAAGAATTAGTTGTCACTGTTCAAAACGACAGCACTCTTGGTTCACGTAAAGGTGTTAACGCACCCGGCGTTTCAATCAACCTGCCTGGTATCACTGAAAAAGATTCAGATGATATTCGTTTTGGTTTGGACAATGACATTGACTTCATTTCTGCTTCATTCGTTCGTAAAGCCCAAGATGTTTTGGACATCCGTGAATTGCTTGAAGAAAAGCATATGGAACATGTTCAAATCTTCCCTAAGATTGAATCACAAGAAGGTATCAACAACTTTGACGATATCATCAAGGTATCTGATGGTTTAATGGTTGCCCGTGGTGATATGGGTGTTGAAATTCCAGCAGAAAACGTTCCGTTGGTCCAAAAGACTTTGATCAAGAAATGTAACCAACTTGGCAAGCCGGTTATCACCGCTACTCAAATGCTTGATTCAATGCAGGAAAACCCACGTCCTACTCGTGCCGAAGCTTCTGATGTTGCCAATGCCGTCTTTGATGGTACTGATGCAACGATGCTTTCTGGTGAAAGTGCTAATGGTGATTACCCTGTTGAATCAGTTCAAACGATGGCTCGTATCGATGTTAAGGCTGAAAATGCCTTTAGCGAATTTGGTACCCCACGTCCAGAATTTGACTCAAGTGATGTTACTGAATCAATTGGTGACTCAGTTGCCCGTGTTGCCAAAGAATTAGGCGTTCACTGCATCGTTGCAGCTACCCGTTCTGGTTACACTGCACGAATGATCTCCAAGTATCATCCAGATGCTGACATCCTGGCCATTACTTTCGACGAACGTACTCGTCGCGGTTTGATGGTTAACTGGGGTGTTCACCCAATCTTGGTTGACGAAGTTAAGAGCACTGATGAAATCTTTGAATTAGCTTCAAAGAAGGCTCTCGAAACTGGTTTAGCTAAGGAAGGCGATTTGATTATCGTTACTGCCGGAGTTCCTGTTGGTGAGAGTGGTACCACCAACTTGATGAGAATCCAACTGATCGGTTCAAAGCTGGTTCAAGGTCAAGGAGTTGGTGACAAGACTGTTATTGGTAAAGCGGTTGTTGCTAAAAACGCTGCTGATGCCAAGAGCAAAGTAACTGAAGGCAGTATCTTGGTTACTAAGTCAACTGACAAAGAATACTTACCAGCTATTGAAAAGGCAAGCGCCGTAGTTGTTGAAACCGGCGGCTTGACTTCACACGCAGCTGTTGTTGGTATTTCAATGGGAATCCCCGTTGTTGTTGGTGCAGCTGATGCTACCAGCAAGATTTCTGACGGTGAATTGATTACCGTTGATTCACATCGGGGCGTTATTTACCATGGTGCTTCATCATCAATCTAA
- a CDS encoding segregation and condensation protein A, with protein sequence MPEVKQPELHLNDFDGPLEVLLHLIQESKMDIYDIQISKITEQYMQYIYDAQQLNLEIVGEYFVMAAKLMVIKSKMLLPTITDDQPDEQQADPREELVSQLLNYKRYKLVAASMKKREMKRRESFTRSELSVPPTKAELIQPSPFNSGDIMASYVDALKHFKYNQPMSTVIHEWSFTIEGQSQRVRELLNQTDNRISFDKLVANSTQTEEVVTDFLAILEMAKYNEVQLNQPTVQSTIEIRKGPGYLDQ encoded by the coding sequence ATGCCTGAAGTCAAGCAGCCAGAATTACATTTGAATGATTTTGACGGGCCACTGGAAGTCCTCCTTCATTTGATTCAGGAATCCAAGATGGATATTTATGATATTCAGATTTCAAAGATTACCGAGCAATACATGCAGTATATCTATGATGCCCAGCAATTGAATTTGGAAATTGTTGGCGAATACTTTGTGATGGCTGCCAAGCTGATGGTCATCAAATCAAAGATGCTGCTGCCGACGATTACTGACGATCAACCGGATGAACAGCAGGCCGATCCCCGTGAGGAATTAGTGTCCCAGTTGTTGAATTATAAGCGGTACAAACTGGTGGCGGCCAGCATGAAAAAGCGGGAAATGAAACGGCGGGAGAGTTTTACCCGCTCCGAGTTGAGCGTCCCGCCGACCAAAGCGGAATTGATTCAGCCATCTCCGTTCAACAGCGGCGACATCATGGCCAGCTACGTGGATGCCTTGAAACACTTCAAGTATAATCAACCCATGTCGACGGTGATTCATGAGTGGTCCTTTACGATCGAAGGCCAGAGTCAACGGGTGCGCGAGCTGTTAAACCAAACTGATAACCGGATTTCCTTTGATAAATTGGTTGCCAATTCAACTCAAACAGAAGAGGTCGTCACTGATTTTCTGGCGATTTTGGAAATGGCCAAGTATAACGAAGTCCAGCTCAATCAACCAACCGTACAATCGACCATTGAAATTCGAAAGGGGCCTGGATACCTTGATCAGTAA
- a CDS encoding pseudouridine synthase, with translation MNEERLQKVIAHAGVASRRKAEELIAKGHVKVNGEVVKELGTKVTPNDEVKVDEVPISKEAPVYYLLYKPRGVITAVTDDKHRKTVVDILEEVPERIYPVGRLDYDTSGLLLLTNDGDLDNKLTHPKYEVEKTYVAKVKGIVTNDDLKHLRTGVVIEHRKTAKAKTKLIRTNKDSSIVQLTIHEGRNHQVKNMFEKIGHPVEKLSRETYGFLTLKGLQPGDYRPLKPHEVEELKELTGKTNR, from the coding sequence ATGAACGAAGAACGTTTACAAAAAGTGATTGCACACGCGGGAGTTGCGTCCCGACGGAAGGCTGAAGAGTTGATTGCCAAAGGACACGTTAAGGTCAATGGCGAGGTGGTTAAAGAACTAGGAACCAAAGTCACCCCAAACGATGAGGTGAAAGTCGATGAAGTGCCGATTTCAAAAGAAGCCCCAGTCTATTACCTGCTTTACAAGCCCAGAGGGGTCATCACCGCGGTAACCGATGACAAGCATCGAAAGACCGTGGTTGATATTTTAGAAGAGGTTCCCGAACGAATTTATCCGGTCGGCCGCTTGGACTATGACACGTCTGGCCTGTTATTATTGACCAACGATGGCGACCTGGACAACAAATTAACCCACCCAAAGTACGAGGTTGAAAAAACCTATGTCGCCAAGGTCAAGGGAATTGTGACCAATGACGACCTCAAACACTTGCGGACGGGTGTGGTAATCGAGCATCGAAAAACGGCCAAGGCCAAGACCAAGCTGATTCGCACCAACAAGGACTCGTCGATTGTCCAATTGACGATTCATGAGGGTCGGAATCACCAAGTCAAAAACATGTTTGAAAAAATTGGTCACCCAGTTGAAAAATTAAGCCGGGAAACCTATGGCTTTTTGACATTGAAAGGCTTGCAGCCGGGGGATTATCGGCCGTTGAAACCACATGAAGTCGAAGAATTAAAGGAATTGACGGGCAAGACAAATCGTTGA
- a CDS encoding helix-turn-helix domain-containing protein, protein MDLGILMLIFGSDRQFRRVKAIKNTLRGRRTVSNLYWALEYGMLDFIDVLHGADFGEDQPVLAQLSANGLAQADDDFRIQLTAKGVEQQQAYLNQLLPLESLAVSSRYDVAKFMRRFSFATQIVSEFSYGNNQYYPQSINYFEDQLLKRWFIDHKQDHLPEHFRQLLNSFLSDLHQDELADLFVQSLVGHDFSGLTAEQVAVKRHVPTTIIELQWLQLYGMLLEKVMRAGKTSLFAPLTAGLAKPIISNSAQTTFKMFVRQADRNPHAIATQRHIKLTTVYEHLLEAAILTPVAKFPYRTLISEDLMNQLVAHQPANVGEWSFQDASQVVNQLAFFQFRLFQIYRSKTTDGH, encoded by the coding sequence ATGGACTTAGGCATTCTCATGTTAATTTTTGGTAGTGATCGGCAATTTCGGCGGGTGAAGGCGATTAAAAACACCTTACGGGGGCGCCGCACTGTTTCCAATTTATACTGGGCACTGGAATATGGGATGCTTGATTTTATCGACGTTCTCCACGGTGCCGACTTCGGTGAAGACCAGCCAGTCTTGGCCCAGTTGTCTGCCAACGGGTTGGCTCAAGCCGATGATGACTTCAGAATCCAATTGACTGCAAAGGGGGTCGAACAGCAGCAAGCTTATTTGAATCAGCTGCTGCCTCTCGAATCCCTGGCAGTTTCGTCGCGCTATGATGTGGCCAAATTCATGCGGCGGTTCAGTTTTGCCACCCAAATTGTTTCAGAATTCAGCTATGGTAACAATCAATACTATCCCCAGTCAATTAATTATTTTGAAGATCAGCTGTTAAAACGCTGGTTTATTGATCATAAGCAGGACCATCTACCGGAACATTTCCGCCAATTGTTAAACAGCTTTTTGAGTGACCTCCACCAGGATGAACTGGCTGATCTCTTCGTTCAAAGCCTGGTTGGACATGACTTCTCAGGATTGACAGCTGAGCAGGTGGCAGTCAAACGCCACGTGCCGACCACAATTATCGAATTGCAGTGGCTGCAGTTGTATGGGATGCTCCTGGAAAAAGTCATGCGCGCAGGAAAGACGAGTTTATTTGCACCATTGACTGCCGGATTGGCCAAACCAATTATCTCCAACAGTGCTCAAACCACCTTTAAGATGTTTGTCCGGCAAGCGGATCGAAATCCCCACGCCATCGCAACTCAACGTCACATCAAGCTGACAACGGTTTATGAACATCTCTTGGAGGCAGCTATCCTGACCCCGGTGGCGAAGTTTCCATATAGGACCCTGATTTCAGAAGATTTGATGAATCAACTAGTAGCTCATCAGCCAGCAAACGTGGGCGAGTGGTCTTTCCAAGATGCCAGTCAGGTGGTTAATCAATTGGCATTTTTCCAATTTCGACTTTTTCAGATATACAGGAGTAAAACGACAGATGGTCATTGA
- the scpB gene encoding SMC-Scp complex subunit ScpB translates to MISNLAKIEALLYASGDQGITLRQMSQRTALTVAACRQLLEKIVQKYSQDQDSGLKVFVSDNVYRLGTKEELSELVGDYVNDAKPRVLSEAALETISIIMYNQPITRIEIDQIRGVNSSAILHRLVNQDLIEVTGVKEEVGNPKQYGITNFGLDYFGLKSLKDLPPLPKDEVLDDDTSDSLLTRFNKEIDKEN, encoded by the coding sequence TTGATCAGTAATCTGGCAAAAATTGAAGCACTGCTTTACGCCTCGGGGGACCAAGGCATCACGTTGCGGCAAATGTCCCAGCGGACCGCGTTAACGGTGGCCGCCTGCCGGCAGCTGCTGGAAAAAATTGTCCAAAAATATAGCCAAGATCAAGACAGCGGCTTGAAGGTGTTCGTCAGCGACAATGTGTATCGGCTGGGAACCAAGGAAGAATTGTCAGAACTAGTGGGCGATTATGTCAACGATGCCAAACCGCGGGTTCTGTCGGAAGCGGCATTGGAAACCATTTCAATTATTATGTATAACCAACCGATTACCAGAATTGAAATTGATCAGATCAGAGGGGTCAATAGCTCGGCGATTCTCCACCGGCTGGTCAATCAAGATTTGATTGAAGTGACTGGGGTCAAAGAAGAGGTCGGCAACCCCAAACAATACGGGATCACTAATTTTGGCCTGGATTATTTTGGGTTGAAGTCGTTGAAAGATTTGCCGCCATTGCCAAAGGATGAAGTCTTGGATGATGATACCAGTGATTCACTATTAACCCGTTTTAACAAAGAGATTGATAAAGAAAATTAG
- a CDS encoding RecQ family ATP-dependent DNA helicase, which yields MVIDLKRELKKYFGFDTFRPGQEKILQNLLAHQDTLAILPTGGGKTLLYQMYGAITHQRVMIVSPLISLMQDQVSRLQFLGSKRVVALTSALDFQEKMAILNHLNRYQFIYVSPEMLANDQVQQRLRRLSIGLFVVDEAHCISEWGPDFRPDYLKLGTVREMLGRPLTLMMTATATQPVRRDIIRHMNFRFEDVHQIVLPVNRANIFLSAKIFANQHDKDAALIELVKQLNGPGIIYFSSKSKAEQAANTLTNETNRRVMAYHGGMDSQPRFHIQQQFLAGNLDIVCATSAFGMGIDKDNIRFVIHYHLPANIQSYVQEIGRCGRDQQPGLAILMYEPNDRSLQMGLIDHTIPDESLLRYLYQHPKALATDDQFRVVKYYHDSGDSFEQAKSIFDHARTRRVKELGAMVQYVYTEKCRRDELLKYFDETVPDGERNPAFCCDHDVDFWNRWQDFNRQYLIQPEKSGQNETKGWQQVIDQLFLSKN from the coding sequence ATGGTCATTGATCTCAAACGTGAATTAAAAAAATATTTTGGCTTTGACACCTTCCGGCCGGGCCAAGAAAAAATCTTACAGAATCTGTTGGCCCATCAGGATACCTTGGCGATTCTGCCGACAGGCGGCGGCAAAACTTTACTTTATCAGATGTATGGGGCAATCACCCATCAACGGGTCATGATTGTGTCACCGCTGATTTCTCTGATGCAGGATCAGGTCAGTCGACTGCAATTTCTGGGATCCAAACGGGTGGTTGCGTTGACTTCCGCGTTAGATTTTCAAGAGAAAATGGCGATTTTAAATCATTTGAATCGTTACCAGTTTATTTATGTTTCTCCGGAAATGCTGGCAAATGACCAGGTTCAACAGCGGTTGAGGCGGCTGAGCATCGGCCTGTTTGTCGTCGATGAAGCCCACTGCATTTCTGAATGGGGGCCCGATTTTCGCCCGGATTACCTCAAATTAGGGACGGTGCGGGAGATGCTGGGGCGGCCACTGACGTTAATGATGACAGCCACTGCTACCCAACCGGTTCGGCGAGATATTATTCGGCATATGAATTTTCGATTCGAGGACGTTCACCAAATTGTCTTGCCTGTCAATCGAGCCAACATATTTTTAAGTGCGAAAATTTTTGCCAATCAACATGATAAAGACGCTGCTCTGATTGAACTGGTCAAGCAGCTCAATGGACCTGGAATCATTTATTTTTCCAGTAAGAGTAAAGCCGAGCAGGCTGCCAACACGTTGACGAATGAAACCAATCGCCGGGTGATGGCTTATCATGGGGGGATGGACAGTCAGCCGCGGTTTCACATTCAACAGCAGTTTTTGGCAGGGAATTTGGACATTGTCTGTGCCACCAGTGCCTTTGGAATGGGCATTGACAAGGATAACATCCGCTTTGTCATTCATTACCACCTGCCGGCGAACATTCAAAGCTACGTTCAAGAAATTGGTCGCTGCGGGAGAGATCAACAACCGGGGTTGGCAATTTTGATGTATGAACCCAATGACCGCAGCCTACAAATGGGTCTGATCGACCATACGATCCCGGATGAAAGCCTATTGCGTTATTTGTATCAGCATCCTAAGGCATTAGCCACCGATGATCAGTTTCGGGTGGTCAAGTATTATCATGACAGCGGCGACTCGTTTGAGCAGGCCAAATCGATCTTTGATCATGCTCGTACTCGGCGGGTGAAGGAACTGGGGGCGATGGTCCAATACGTCTACACGGAAAAATGTCGGCGTGATGAGTTGCTGAAGTATTTTGATGAAACAGTCCCGGATGGCGAGCGGAACCCGGCATTTTGCTGCGATCACGATGTCGATTTTTGGAATCGCTGGCAGGATTTTAACCGGCAATATTTGATTCAACCGGAAAAATCCGGCCAAAACGAAACCAAAGGCTGGCAGCAAGTCATTGACCAGCTGTTTTTATCAAAAAATTAA
- a CDS encoding CvfB family protein: MNNIIAQVVTGKVIDENDKDYYVQIEGETFLLDKTELKKPLRIGASFTGFTYENEQHKMQITRNIPDIRRDHYGFATVVKEKFGLGVFVDIGLPNKDVVVSIDELPTVRSLWPQDGDQLLIDLTVDNKNRIWGHLADEEIFAAIAKPAKDDLQNKNLKARAYRLKISGTRLLTEDYNLAFLHPDERLMEPRLGQEVEARVIGMLRDGSVNISTKPRAYQEIGEDAQMILAAIEHTDDKQLAFSDKSTPDSIKDYFGISKGAFKRALGHLLKENLIEQADGHISLKK; the protein is encoded by the coding sequence ATGAATAATATTATTGCGCAAGTTGTAACCGGTAAGGTCATCGATGAAAATGACAAGGACTATTACGTTCAGATTGAAGGAGAAACATTTCTCCTTGATAAGACTGAGCTCAAGAAACCCTTGCGAATCGGTGCGTCTTTCACTGGTTTTACGTATGAAAATGAACAGCATAAAATGCAAATAACCAGAAACATTCCGGATATCCGTCGTGATCATTACGGTTTTGCGACCGTTGTGAAGGAAAAATTTGGTTTAGGGGTCTTTGTCGACATTGGCCTGCCCAATAAAGACGTCGTTGTCTCAATTGATGAACTGCCGACAGTCCGGTCATTGTGGCCGCAAGACGGTGATCAACTGCTGATTGATTTGACGGTGGATAACAAGAACCGAATTTGGGGTCACTTAGCTGACGAAGAAATCTTTGCGGCAATTGCCAAGCCGGCCAAGGATGATCTGCAGAACAAAAATCTTAAGGCTCGGGCATACCGCCTGAAGATTTCCGGGACGCGCTTGTTGACCGAGGATTACAATTTGGCTTTTCTGCATCCTGACGAACGACTCATGGAACCACGTTTGGGACAGGAAGTTGAAGCCAGAGTGATTGGCATGCTCCGGGATGGCAGTGTCAATATTTCCACCAAGCCACGGGCTTACCAAGAAATTGGTGAAGACGCTCAGATGATTTTGGCGGCCATTGAACATACCGACGACAAACAACTGGCGTTCAGTGATAAAAGTACGCCGGATTCCATCAAAGATTACTTTGGTATCAGTAAAGGCGCATTCAAACGGGCGTTGGGACATCTGCTGAAGGAAAACCTGATCGAACAAGCTGATGGCCACATTTCCTTGAAAAAGTAG
- a CDS encoding LysM peptidoglycan-binding domain-containing protein, with protein sequence MNSNDEHKKTDEDQPWNQTFSEDRDENGNLSRVKLRKQSQNHHLITMVLAALIIIVAVVALVYGLVRQSAMGNDSKSAASSSVRVVRQDNAKKKSSSAAKAKSNSAKAKPAVKKEQPKSASKAASTQPKASSSTSSASSVQSSNAQSATSSSTTNKTTAASGHQYATVKAGQGMFRVAYNNGLTTEQLMRMNGLNANSKLYPGQRLRVR encoded by the coding sequence ATGAATTCGAATGATGAACATAAAAAAACTGACGAAGATCAGCCCTGGAATCAAACATTTTCTGAGGATCGTGATGAAAATGGTAATCTTTCGCGAGTCAAACTTAGAAAGCAGAGCCAAAATCACCATCTGATTACGATGGTCTTAGCGGCGTTAATCATTATCGTTGCGGTGGTTGCGCTGGTTTACGGCCTGGTTCGCCAAAGTGCGATGGGCAATGATTCAAAGAGTGCCGCGTCTTCGTCTGTCAGGGTCGTCCGACAGGATAACGCAAAAAAAAAATCTTCTTCAGCGGCCAAAGCCAAATCGAATTCAGCCAAAGCCAAGCCAGCTGTAAAGAAAGAGCAGCCAAAGTCGGCCAGTAAAGCCGCTTCAACCCAACCGAAAGCCTCGAGCTCGACATCGTCTGCTTCCAGTGTGCAATCTAGTAACGCCCAGTCGGCAACCAGCAGTTCAACGACTAACAAGACGACTGCTGCCAGCGGCCATCAATACGCCACTGTCAAGGCCGGCCAGGGGATGTTTCGGGTTGCTTATAATAACGGTTTGACCACTGAACAGCTGATGCGGATGAACGGGCTAAATGCCAATTCCAAGCTGTATCCGGGGCAACGGCTTCGGGTGCGGTAG
- a CDS encoding ECF transporter S component — MENSGKHTQFATTRLVEMSVFAGLSYVLMFLSVPIIPIVPYMRLDLADMPILLGTVLFGPVGGMTIAGLKALLYWVTTGADVINFIGVGSSLVSSLVLIWAYYLADRLFSFTKGWKKAGLVILTMAIALTIIMSLTNWLGVIPLYMNLIGMKLGFPLATVILSGVVPFNFIKGIVVGGVFYLIKNSFLPRLKLR, encoded by the coding sequence ATGGAAAATAGTGGTAAGCATACGCAGTTTGCAACAACGCGTTTGGTTGAGATGTCCGTGTTTGCGGGACTCTCATATGTTTTGATGTTTTTGTCAGTGCCGATTATTCCAATCGTGCCTTACATGCGGTTGGATTTGGCAGACATGCCGATTTTACTGGGAACCGTCTTGTTTGGACCGGTTGGCGGCATGACGATTGCTGGTTTGAAGGCCTTGCTTTACTGGGTAACGACTGGTGCCGACGTGATTAACTTCATTGGTGTCGGTTCATCCCTGGTTTCATCTTTGGTGCTCATTTGGGCATACTACCTGGCTGACCGGCTTTTCTCATTTACCAAGGGGTGGAAGAAAGCAGGGCTGGTAATTTTGACCATGGCCATTGCCTTGACAATTATCATGTCATTGACCAACTGGCTGGGAGTTATTCCCCTATACATGAACCTGATTGGCATGAAATTAGGCTTTCCACTGGCAACCGTCATTTTGTCCGGTGTTGTACCATTTAACTTCATCAAAGGAATTGTCGTCGGTGGTGTGTTCTACCTAATCAAGAACAGTTTCCTGCCACGCTTAAAACTTCGCTAA
- the cmk gene encoding (d)CMP kinase, which yields MRKNGLQVAIDGPASAGKSTVAKRVAKQFHYIYCDTGAMYRAITLQAIRQGVSFDDVDEIGKIVHASKITFEPSDDGQKVFIDGKEITEAIRQEDVTNSVSAVAAIGEVRKQLSAQQQEIAKDGGIVMDGRDIGTAVLPDAEVKIFLIASVAERAQRRYKENIQKGINTPLDELQLEIEARDYKDSHRKISPLTKAKDAVEIDTTSLSIDQVVSKIADVINKTLK from the coding sequence ATGCGAAAAAATGGATTACAAGTAGCAATTGATGGGCCGGCCTCCGCTGGTAAAAGTACTGTCGCCAAGCGGGTAGCAAAGCAATTTCACTATATCTACTGCGATACCGGTGCCATGTATCGGGCAATTACACTGCAGGCAATTCGTCAGGGCGTCTCCTTTGACGACGTTGACGAGATCGGCAAAATTGTCCATGCCTCAAAAATTACTTTTGAACCCAGTGATGACGGACAAAAGGTCTTCATTGACGGCAAAGAAATTACCGAGGCAATTCGTCAAGAAGATGTCACCAATTCAGTTTCGGCAGTCGCTGCCATTGGCGAAGTTCGAAAGCAGCTCAGTGCTCAACAACAGGAAATCGCTAAAGACGGTGGCATTGTCATGGACGGAAGAGATATCGGGACGGCCGTTTTACCTGACGCCGAAGTTAAAATCTTCCTGATTGCCAGTGTTGCCGAACGGGCACAGCGCCGATATAAAGAAAACATTCAAAAAGGCATTAATACCCCTTTGGATGAACTACAATTGGAAATTGAAGCCAGAGATTATAAAGATTCTCATAGAAAGATTTCACCACTAACCAAAGCAAAAGACGCTGTAGAAATTGATACAACGTCACTTTCTATCGATCAGGTGGTTTCAAAGATTGCCGATGTGATAAATAAAACACTGAAATAA